ATCCCAAAGCCCTGTTGACTCACGCTTAAGTCAGGCATAAAGACGCGACTTCAAGTGATAGAACCCAAAAAGCGGGAAATAAAGAATGGCTAATACGCCCCAATCAAAAAAGCGCGCCCGCCAAAACGAGCGTCGCAGTGAGATAAATAAAGCGCGCCGCTCGCGGATCCGCACATTTTTGCGTCGTGTTGAGGAAGCAATTGAATCCGGTGATAAAGAAGCCGCAGGT
The nucleotide sequence above comes from Rhodobacteraceae bacterium Araon29. Encoded proteins:
- the rpsT gene encoding 30S ribosomal protein S20, with product MANTPQSKKRARQNERRSEINKARRSRIRTFLRRVEEAIESGDKEAAGSALVSAQPELMRGVTKGIYHKNTAARKMSRLSARVKSIA